The following coding sequences are from one Haliotis asinina isolate JCU_RB_2024 chromosome 3, JCU_Hal_asi_v2, whole genome shotgun sequence window:
- the LOC137276797 gene encoding toll-like receptor 4: MHGSNNFCEYLAEGVLSYFPSLKYLDVSSNYLGYTLTNDTFGGIPLLEYLDLSNNKISSLPKLIFKHNSWLQILNLGSNYLTSWNIEQINFKMTVINLSRNSFDEVPSLLRHQVSCMMREDFQLYFHDNPLKCNCLTLNSLKWMRDYSFRLPNFDNMICVDVNNRQRFLKDIHQIVFDLDKRCTSYLGLSIGVLCLVMLVLSLSITGIVYRFRWKLRYLYYLVRIKHRGYLAAEEEEGGPQFEFDAFISYADEDRGFVVEDMRRILEGQRGLRLCIHHRDFLVGEAIAANVLNAIRSSRRTVIILSRNFLKSYWCKYEVEMAKMESIYTGRNTLLVVVLEKIPLKDLPPDIVELMRQDSYVEYTNDQEGQEVFWENLERAVHTA; this comes from the coding sequence ATGCACGGTTCTAACAATTTCTGCGAATACTTGGCTGAAGGAGTCTTATCATACTTTCCATCCTTGAAATATCTGGATGTCAGTTCCAATTACCTTGGATATACCCTCACGAATGACACATTTGGTGGAATCCCTTTGCTAGAATATCTCGACTtatcaaacaataaaataagTTCACTTCCAAAGCTGATCTTCAAACACAACAGTTGGCTTCAAATCTTAAATTTAGGTTCTAATTATCTCACGTCGTGGAACATCGAACAAATCAATTTCAAAATGACAGTCATCAATTTATCAAGAAACTCTTTTGATGAAGTTCCATCTCTGTTGCGTCATCAAGTCAGTTGCATGATGAGAGAGGATTTTCAGCTTTACTTTCATGACAACCCTCTCAAATGCAATTGCTTGACTTTGAACTCACTGAAATGGATGAGAGATTATTCTTTTAGACTTCCCAATTTTGATAACATGATCTGCGTGGATGTCAACAACAGACAACGGTTCTTAAAAGACATCCATCAGATCGTCTTTGACCTTGACAAAAGGTGTACCTCATACTTAGGTCTATCTATCGGTGTCCTCTGCCTCGTGATGCTTGTTCTGAGTTTGTCCATAACAGGAATAGTGTACAGGTTTAGATGGAAACTGAGGTATCTTTACTACCTGGTGCGAATAAAACACAGGGGTTATCTGGCTGCTGAGGAAGAAGAAGGTGGACCTCAGTTTGAGTTTGATGCTTTCATCTCCTATGCTGACGAGGACCGAGGATTTGTTGTTGAAGACATGAGGCGGATATTGGAGGGGCAGCGTGGACTTCGtctctgtatccaccatcgagACTTTCTTGTGGGGGAAGCTATTGCTGCAAACGTCCTGAACGCCATCAGATCCAGCCGGAGGACCGTGATAATCCTATCAAGAAACTTCCTGAAGAGCTACTGGTGTAAGTACGAGGTGGAGATGGCTAAGATGGAGAGCATCTACACTGGACGAAACACACTGCTAGTGGTAGTCCTGGAGAAGATCCCACTGAAGGATCTGCCCCCTGACATTGTGGAATTAATGCGCCAAGACTCCTACGTGGAGTACACGAATGATCAGGAAGGTCAGGAGGTGTTCTGGGAAAATCTTGAACGTGCTGTACATACTGCGTAG